The genomic segment TTAACACTGTTGATACTTGTTTCATGTTTGAACCTACCAATCTTCACATTATAGACATAatcttcaagaaaataaaataaatagcagtTTTCccaccacattttttttttcttaccatgCCAAAGAAGCTTCCAGTAAGTAGCACCTTTCTTCCCAGTTTATCCATCATAACCATCGCAATTATTGACCctgaagatattaaaaatagaatcaTAATTTGGAAGAGATAGCCAACAATATCCACAAGTCAATGTCTGGGAGAAAAGCCCTCTCTACCCAGTAAATTGCTAACTCCAACACATATGTTTGCAGAGTCTGAAGGTACACCAGCACTTTTAAAGACAGCTGATGAAAAATAGAATACAGCATTTATTCCAGATAGCTGTTGCAAGGCAAAAAGGGCAGACCCAATGAAAACCACTGCAAATGGAGAATTCAAATGtaattatttgaaagaaaacTAATGTGAAAATATAACTGCAAGTTAAAAGAGAAATGCACCTTTAAAATAGCGACCATAAAGAAACTCTGATAACTTCACTTTATCAACTTCATCTCCCCGGTCTGACTTTGACAATTCGATAATTGCAGATTTGACATGTGATCCTCCTAAAAGTTTCTCAAATTGGGCTTCAGCTTCAGTACTTCTTCCCCTCTGAAGTAAATTTAGGAAAATCTATTATCATTACTTACTAAATTACGTTCTATACAATGGCTAAATGAACCAAGATCACACTGAGTACTCATGATAAAGCTAAACATAACAACCTCTATCTAGCTCTGAACTTTGGTTCATTTACTAAACTTTTTGTTCTTCAGAACAACTTTCGAACAATATTGATAACActtgaataattatttgaagaaagaagcttgaatgatatattttttaatattttgagcaATTAACAGAACAGAAGTTAGAGTTGCAGAGAAAAAACGCCAGTATCAATTGTAATTTACTTCTAGACTGCCCCAGCAAAAGTATTGTTGCGTCAAAATTGtactctttaaaatattatgatggCTTGTTCATACAACATGGAAGAAGGATTCAGTTACTTGCATGAAAATAATTAGAGAAGGGGAAAActgaatttgatttaaatacaatttgaaaatttgatcCTAAAgcaataattttaaacaaccaatttttaaaacttaaacttTTTCGAGggaaaaatttatctttgaagtTTTATCATCAAAATTTCTGTTAGGAGTAATGAGTCAAAACTACAAAAAGAGGATGTGACATtgcaaaggaaagaaaaggacaaGAGTCAGCATACTACTTTCCAGCATTTAATATCCAACCATCATAAGAGGAAAGAACCTACATTAAAATTCAAAGGAGCTTCCTAGATTGTGAGATGCAGCCTAGCTCTAAGACCACATGCTAAAGGACGACTTGTTCAAAAATGTTCAACTATTAGAGTATTGTCCATTATTATCTTTGCGCATTTCTTCACATTATATTTGGTAATTAACACTCTTATcttcccaaataaaataaaatcatatgcaTCTTTATGAAATTTAAGATTATTAGTAGATTATGAAGATCTAATCACCAATTGTAACCTGTAACCCACATCTATTCATAGATGTCAGATGAAtttcaatgatgattttttcattaaatagcTCTTAACAAGTTAACAACAACAAAGCCTTAATCCAAACTTGAGGGATTGGCAATATGGGTACTtttattgaacaagaaaaatgtGGTGTTACATAACCATGTGCGCGTGTATGGTCACATATAGGCATATTTCTCCCGACTTGGGTGCAAACATCAAGAGGGTGGATCTAAGCTTGACCAATGCaagcacaagaaaaaaaatttgaattgtttgatATGCATAAAACTGAAGATCAGATGACCTTTAAAAGCCAGTGAGGACTCTCAGCACAAAACTCCATAAAAAGAGCAAGCATTGCAGCAGGGATGGCAGACACCCAAAAACAAATGCGCCACCTGAGCAGAGCAACGAGTTAATAAGACAACTAATTTGTGTTAATGCGATCACAAGCAATGTACTTGAATGGCTGAAACATATTGAAAGAATTTTTGCAGTGAACAGTAATCTTCAACCTCCTTTCAAATTTTCTTACCAACCCATAGTGTCCTTGGCTGGAATTCCAATAACGAAAGATCCCAAAAGTCCAAGACATGTCGAAATTTGGGTCAAACTCCCATAAGTACCCCTTACATAAGCTGGTGAAACCTATTCATTAGAGTGATATatgttttattcaatcaataaatgaatgaaaagcAAACAAAGGTAGGATCCTGAGAAGTTAGCTGGCAAtgtatatatcaaaattatcatttCTTATACAGCTGTACCTCTGTGACATAGAGAGCCGCAACAGGTGGGCCAATTCCCATCCCAGTGCCAACAAAAAACCTCCCTAGAAGCATACCCCACAGATCTTTTGTTGTTGCactgcaattttttatttgaatagcCTCATTAGAAAGAGTTTTAGACATAATAAGAATTTGGAAAATGAGCCTGAAACAAATACAAGTCCCTATGCATACCTCATTGAAGCCCCAATTATCATTGGTAAAGCACAAAGCTGGAACGCCCTGCGGCGCCCAACACCATCCGCTATCCAGCCACTGAATATAGATCCAACAAATGCACCCCCTAGGCATGTACTTACCACCAGACCTTCAAATGAAAAGAAtccattagatttttattttttttccactaagGGAAGATGAAACAAAATGAACAGTTTGTTGCATGAAGTACCTTCAGCCATGGTATTCCCACTAAAGCCAAGGTCAAAAGAGATGCTTTCTAGTGTTTCATTAACTACTCtgaattaataatacaaaaatattagtaaATAATGTATCCAAAATCATTAAAACTTGAGCAGAAGAGCAAAAGTGAATAGAGTTAGAGGGGCACACCCAAGATGATAGCCGAATAAGAATGAAGAAAGAGTTGCTACCAGTACATGCACCAAAGAATGCCTCCAGTGAGGGTTTCCAGCATCTTTGGCTGTTCCAATCGCTAAATGTCCTGCAGCCAATAGCAGATATCGGGAGAAACTAAAAGCATGAGTAATCAAATCACTGAAAAAACAATGTGATTTAAATACGAAAATCAATGCcttggctctctctctctctctctctcccacacacacacacacacacactatatatatatatatacatatatatatatatatatagttgatgaATTAGCATAGCAAAAgtacacaaaagaaaaggagaaatagagCAGCTTgtgcatttttttattctaaataagaATATTCACATAGCATCTGCGGTCCCCAGTATGATATATTCTTTCTTATTagatcacacacacacacacagcaatatatatatatatatagaaagaaagaaatgattaaaattaaaataccagaACTTTCTTCTCTATCATAGGCATTAATAAAATCCCTGGACGAAGCCCGTTTCTTGGTCACCACTGTCTCCACATAACGCCCTCTCATTGCAAGATTTACTTTGTCTACCACCTGCAAATCCAGATCagtcccttttattttattttaatacagtATCGTATCAATCATCCTCTCTAACTCTATATATTAATCAAGATTCTAttctttaaacaaaatattatcacaagttaaaataaatccaaagaaataataataataggatcTCGTTTTAGATCTCATTCCTTGTAAAAACAAGTCTAAGAAACCAACGCCTATAGAACAAACTCGCCATCTCTTTTTGGTAATCGGAGAAGaaaaatagtagtagtagtaataataataataataataataataataatgataatgataatgataataataataagaagaagaagaagaagaaagaaagaaagaaagcgcAGCAACTTCTGACGAAGAGAAACAGAGTTTGAGAGAGGGTGTTtgtgataaaaaagaaatgttggctggctaaatatttatatttagacgTGGAGACGGAATGGATTTCGAGAAGAGTACCCTTCCGGTGGCTGTGATCAACAATTAAATGCGCCTTCTGTTCACGGGGAGAGAGAAGGTGAGCGTCAGATTTAGGAGAAacaaccgtttcttagaaaatgaGAGTTTTGACCGAGTGTGAGTAGGCTATAGCTAATGTGCGCGGGTGATGGGGATGGATGCATAGTATAGCGGTGACATTGAGACTAGACCTCCCTCTCCCTCACTCActggttttttcttaaaagagaGCAAGCAAATCGAGAGAGACGACACCTGGCCGTTGGTTGTTGATGGGAAGCAGGATCTGGTGTGGCCGTATTCACGAGATGATAACTGTCCTTGTTCACGTGTTGTTGACACGATAGCATTtgctataaataataataataattcaaagaaattaGGAGTTGCCGAATTATTGAATATAAcgtttttaaaaattgttttttaaaatatgttttatattaaaaaaatattttttatttaaaaaaattatttttaatattaacgtataaaataatttaaaaatactaaaaaaatattaatttaaaataaaaaaaataaaaaaaatttaaatttttttaaaaatactttttaaatacaaaaacaggtAAACCTCATGGCAAATCTACTCAAATATCAATACtgttgaatataattttttaattcattttacaaattataaaaagaataaaagtgtgagtatttttgaaaaagaaataatttgaaattattttgttatgtttttatattcatattagaattaaaaaaaaatattattttaatatatttacaaataaaattactttaaacAATATCTACGTAAATTCAAACATATTAATAAACCAATAATAAAAATGCTACATAATTCAAGTAAATCACTTCCCATAAATGCGGTAACGACTACATCGTAACATGACATCGAAAGTTTTCTTGTTGCTTAAGGATTCCGAACAAACATAGGTTTAACgattgtgtatatatatgtttagtAGCTTCCCTTTCCTATCGCATGACTGATCGGTAGAGAAAATTTACTCTCTGCAGTCGTTTCTGATCCAAGCTAATAAGCTAGGGCTAATGTCAGACTTTGGTGACTTATGCTTTTCTACTATTCCACTGGATTTAGTTAAACCAGGAGATGATTCTGTTCTGTGTAACAAGTTCTGCATTGTGGTTGAAGCAAGTTTCATGCCTCTTGTACTTTTTGACGAAGACGATCTTCAAGATGATGAATCACAGCATCTCTACGATGCGGACTGCTATTGGGTGAAGAGAGATTTCCTGGTTGATCGTGACCAGTTATTGCATGACCTAGAAACATCAAGATTAACCATCCGTAATATCCTTAATGTTATGGATATCCCTGTTAGGGCTTTCATGATAGATCAGGTATTGACTTGTGCTCGTCAAATGGCAAGAAGTGTCCTGCTCTTGGATCGTAAGGTTTTGTATATGAAGGTGAGAGTTGATGTCCCACCAAGTTTTGATGAGTCTTCGGGCGGCGGCAGCGACgacgaagatgatgatgatgatgatgatgtcttAAGCTTTGTGCCTGCCACCGCATCGTCTATAGAGAAATTGGAGATTGTGAAGGTTGAATTAGAAGGGTCTGCTAACCAGCCATGCGCAGTTTGTTTCGACCAACTTTTGGTTGGCTGTGAAGCAACTCGATTGCCTTGCTCACATGTCTATCATTGCGGGTGCATACGCAGTTGGTTGGAGAAGAGCAAATTCTGTCCGCTCTGCAGGTTTGAAGTTTCTTAACTAATTgattaggtttttctttttctttttttgagaatGATTAGGGTTTATACACGAAGAATGATGTTTTAGAATTCCTTGTTAAGGGCACAAACCGATTCGGAATTTCTTAAGAAACAGTATACGCTCAGATTGTAGCAGTTGCTGTTTCTCAGTTCTGTTGGGGGCATGGCTAATTAGGAATGCTCGAGTGTATCTTAAATACTGTTTCTCAGTATTTCTCAGTTCTGAATTCAATGTTCAATAAATGTAAATGGAAGAAGCAAGAAACTCACGCTTGCACAGATCATAAAGATTTGCCCGCAAAACCTTCAGATCTCGAGCGTTTTCTAACAGTTATAGCCTCCGAGGTTTTCTGTGATTGATCTCATTATTAACCTTATTAGCTTCGCAAGTTAAAGTGAAAGGTGAAGACTGTAATGAAGaattttaatcataactaaataaatccaaaaatttatATCATCTTCAAGCTGGAGAAACAAATTTGTCACCTTCGGGTTTCTGCTATACAACAAATTCATCTCAATTACAATATAATTCTAGGTTTCATGAAAAAGGATCTCCTATGAATATATCGCCGCTTGCCCCCGCAATCACAAGTAtagagggggagagagaaaaaaaggttcGAACGAACGATAAATCACATCCCCTGCAACTATACCACGAGCTTCACAGTAAATGGTAAATACCACATTCTGTCGAGTCAATTTGTCAGGCATTGCCAGAGGATGTACTTGATATTTGGATCTGTCAACAGATTGCAAGCGTAAGCACAGAAACAACTAGTGAGAGCGACTtcaggtaaaaaaaatgaaacagagAGTAAAAAATCACCACATTTTTTTAGAATGGTACGAAAATGTTTGGGGAaaagaagattgaaataaaataccTTGTTGACAAGCAAATTTACTTGCTCTCTGTACATTTCTTTCAAGTCTACAATATCAGCACGAAGTTCCTCCAACTAGAAATATGAAGACACTCAAAATGTCAGGATATAATAAATAACACACAAATTCCACTCGACTATGTTTTCCATTTAACCATATAAGAATAGGGGAAAGGGCATCAAGAAATCCCACTTCCATAATTACAATATGGAAATCACGATAGATAGACAGACATATGCTACTCAAGTATATTTGTTATCAATATATTCTCTCAGTATTTGCATAGCAAGTGGCCAAACATATTTCAAAATCTGGCACAGAATCCTCCAGCACGattacatgaaaaaacaaaaaaatcagtcTGAGTGTTATTCTTCCCATTTGTATTGGACAAACTTCATGCTGAAGGCTCTGCTTCACTTCATTTTTCCTAGAACTCTATTCGATTTAGTGCATGCATATTTGATAAAGGGCGGTTTAAAAGAAAGGAAGTggaacaagaaacaaaaatctacAGCACTCCGGTGGACAAATGATTTCTACAACTGTCcactttttatttaaacaatgaGCACACCATGGAGTGGAGTAAAAATGATCAATCATATTTTGGGGCAAACTTAATTCCAGAGACAAAATGCATTTCTTTTATAAgccaatcaaaaataaaattccttcaAGGATTCTGGGAACTTGCTTGAACAATTTAAGAGGTTTAGCACATTTCAATTATGCAATAAGATCTCAAGAACATCAACAGAAAATCAGAATTTATTCCTTACATACCTCCTCATCACGTTCACCCATTAACTCCAGGGCAGCAGAGTGCCTTCGCCTCAGTCCATCTAGTTCTGCCTGTACACCAGGCAAAAGAGCAGACTCGGCCCGTAATTTCTCACACTGCAGCGGATCAAAACATTCATTGAACTCAATGACATGGGAAAATATAGTAGAACAATAATATATAGGTAATTACCTATTCTGTGAATGTGACTCACTAAAGAACATGTAGAAACTCACTTGTGATGTCATTTTGACCAACTCTTCTGCAAGAGAATCACGGACAGATTCCATGGATGCCTGGACCGCACAAAAAATGCAAATAATTGATCAGAGCTGCACATGGATGAAATAGAATGAATTTTAAGCATAAACCCAGATGATTGTCCAAATGCAACATATCCACACAGGATACACACTGCGAAAACTCAGCACCAGAATGCACAATACAGCATACAGCATGAAGATAGGTGATAACAAGCAATACTTTAAGCATGAAGTTCAAGAAAAAAGCAATACATACCAAACGAGACATATATGATGCAAGTTCACCCTCTTTCTGACGAAGGGCAGATTCAAAAGCACTAGGTGTCATGCTCTTCATGTAGTAAGGATTCATGGTTGCCTCTCCAAAATTTCTCTGTTCAGAAAGACTGTCAGATGTGTCCAGAGATGCTTGCAGATAATAGCTCTCTTCCATGCTGCCCAGGCTGCTAGCAGTGGAGAGCTTTCGGGTTAAATTTCCTGCAAAATTtgcaaaatgtaaaaaatatatgaaagcaATAAGAAGTTAACTGGTGTAAATTTCCAAAGTAAAGCAGACCATTCTCAAAAGCAGAGTTGCTCCTTGCAATAGGAGTTTGATCAGATGCAGAAGTAGAATGGTCGTGCGCTGTCCTTTCCAACTCCAACCGAGCAGCTTTCTCTCTTTCAATTTCCTGAAACAAATCATGAGCTTAAATCACGAATCTTCCAGACAGCATTACACCTTAAGTGCATATGATAAAGTAGGAAGATGGCTTTTGTTCTAGTCTTTCAGAGAAATCtccaaaacaataacaaaattattctcTACATAACCATCCAGCTTCATATGAATTCCGAACTTGGACTAAATtaataaacttcaaatcaacTTCTATTATGTCTAGATCATCTTCctaaaagattgaaaaatatcaGGTTCTTGCAGGGAAAGTTCAATAACTGAGCAGGTTCTTCAGCTCCACAGACAAAACATCAATAAGTGCCCTTTCCATGGATTCATTTATTTAGACAACTCAAGTTGAGCATTCAATTCTAGTATTGTCAAGACTGAATTGTGTTTGTAATGTagaagaaaaactgaaaaaggAAGGGAAATCCAGAATAAAAACACATGCAACCTAATTAACCATGATAGTCATGGGTAGAAGGAAACCAAAGGGTGATACCTGTTGTAGAAGTTCCCTGTGTGTTAATGCATCTTGTAACTCTACCTTGTTTTCCTGCCTCAGTTCCTTAATTTGTGCTTCAAGTTGACGGGCACGACCTTCTTGAGTGTCAGCTTCCTCCTTGGCTGCAAGGTATTCCTGCCTATTTTCAGCTGCTCTCTGTCTCTCCTTTTCAAGGGACCTACTTAACTGTGTTTGCTCGGTCCTGAGACAAGAAATCTGAGCATAACCAATTTCAGCTACAATTCATCAAATAGTTCCATCACTAACAAAAATTTGTTCATAGAAAGATGATGAACCTGCGCTTCAAGAACATTAATTCGAGATAATGTTTGAGACAAGCGTTCATTCACAGATTGCTCTCTTTCCTCAGCAACAGCAGCTTTGGCCTCTGCTTCCTGACAGTGTAACAGCTAATAATAAATAGAGATGTCTTTACAAGTTTCACGTGTTATATCATAACAAGAAATAACGTTCAGGCACCTGGAGTCGAGAATTTAGAGATCTCTCCACAGCAGCCCAGGCCTCAGCCCTTCTAGCTGTTGTTTCCTAATACCAAGTGACAAAGAGTTATAAACAAAATAGCTTGGAACTTGAGGTTCATAAGGACACCCATGGCAACTCTAAGGTAGGGTTCGGTTACCGTTCAGGAACAGAAGAGACAAAGATGGTGGGAATAGAAAC from the Populus nigra chromosome 1, ddPopNigr1.1, whole genome shotgun sequence genome contains:
- the LOC133692837 gene encoding probable plastidic glucose transporter 3 isoform X2, which encodes MRGRYVETVVTKKRASSRDFINAYDREESSGHLAIGTAKDAGNPHWRHSLVHVLVATLSSFLFGYHLGVVNETLESISFDLGFSGNTMAEGLVVSTCLGGAFVGSIFSGWIADGVGRRRAFQLCALPMIIGASMSATTKDLWGMLLGRFFVGTGMGIGPPVAALYVTEVSPAYVRGTYGSLTQISTCLGLLGSFVIGIPAKDTMGWWRICFWVSAIPAAMLALFMEFCAESPHWLLKRGRSTEAEAQFEKLLGGSHVKSAIIELSKSDRGDEVDKVKLSEFLYGRYFKVVFIGSALFALQQLSGINAVFYFSSAVFKSAGVPSDSANICVGVSNLLGSIIAMVMMDKLGRKVLLTGSFFGMAVSMGLQATAATSFVSSFAALYLSVGGMLLFVLMFSLGAGPVPSLLLSEILPSRIRAKALAVCMAVHWEDEGIFSWMFLCLCANFALLSLEIAVEVEKLENTSIMCSL
- the LOC133681455 gene encoding uncharacterized protein LOC133681455, producing the protein MSDFGDLCFSTIPLDLVKPGDDSVLCNKFCIVVEASFMPLVLFDEDDLQDDESQHLYDADCYWVKRDFLVDRDQLLHDLETSRLTIRNILNVMDIPVRAFMIDQVLTCARQMARSVLLLDRKVLYMKVRVDVPPSFDESSGGGSDDEDDDDDDDVLSFVPATASSIEKLEIVKVELEGSANQPCALVGEEQILSALQV
- the LOC133692837 gene encoding probable plastidic glucose transporter 3 isoform X1, with the translated sequence MRGRYVETVVTKKRASSRDFINAYDREESSGHLAIGTAKDAGNPHWRHSLVHVLVATLSSFLFGYHLGVVNETLESISFDLGFSGNTMAEGLVVSTCLGGAFVGSIFSGWIADGVGRRRAFQLCALPMIIGASMSATTKDLWGMLLGRFFVGTGMGIGPPVAALYVTEVSPAYVRGTYGSLTQISTCLGLLGSFVIGIPAKDTMGWWRICFWVSAIPAAMLALFMEFCAESPHWLLKRGRSTEAEAQFEKLLGGSHVKSAIIELSKSDRGDEVDKVKLSEFLYGRYFKVVFIGSALFALQQLSGINAVFYFSSAVFKSAGVPSDSANICVGVSNLLGSIIAMVMMDKLGRKVLLTGSFFGMAVSMGLQATAATSFVSSFAALYLSVGGMLLFVLMFSLGAGPVPSLLLSEILPSRIRAKALAVCMAVHWVINFFVGLLFLRLLEQIGPLVLYTVFGSFCLVAVFFVKKNVLETKGKSLQEIEIALMPPE